The Flavobacterium sp. 102 genomic interval ACTTTTTAGTTCAGTAAATTAGCTACAAATGACAGCTATGCAAATCGCTCCACTTTTAGAATCTCTAAGTGTTTTGTACCATTCTTAAAAGGCCATGCTATGGAGTCACCTACTTTATAGCCTACTAAGGCTAGTCCTATTTCTGTGAGTATAGATTTAGTGTTATTTCTTTGTTTGGCTTTATCAGGAGCAACAAAAACATGGACCTCTTCTTCATTAGTTGTAAGGTCTTTAATGGTAACGCGTGAATCTATAGTAACTACATTTTCGGGTAGCATTTTTCTGGGTACTTGTACCGCATTCTTTAATTCCAACTTTAAGATTTCTTCTTCCGTTGGAGTTACTTTTTTTCTTCTGATATGATCTTTTATTAAATCATAAATTCCTGTTGTTAAAATGATATTTTGTGACATTATATTTTATTTGAAAATCAATCCTTTTGATGAGTTTTACTAAAGACCCAAACATTAAATTTCGCACAACAACGCAAGATTGTTATTTAATGCATAAAGCGTCATCAAACAGGGATTGAAGATTTGTAATTATCGTTAAAGGAAATGGATGTTCCCTGCCTCGGGTTGTGGCAGGGCTTACTTAATAAAAGCTTTTGAAGTCTTTAAAAAAGCATCGTCAAGGAGATAAGTCAATGACAACATCGGCCAAGATAGGCACGTTTCTTTGTGAAAAAATTGTTGTGAAGTCATTGTCTTATGGTTTTAAAACGAATGGTCTAATTTACACTATTCAGAAGCTTTAAAAAAGGATTTTAGTAAAGATTAACAAATCACCAGGTTTCGGAGTAGAATGAAATCTTGTAGCGATTATTGAAATATAGTAAAGGACATTGATTAGTAGCGGAACAAAAAAACCACCAAAATTGCTTTTGATGGTTATGGTATAATGAAGTAAGGAACTTTTTAGTTCAATAAATTAGTTACAAATGAAGGATAGATTCCCATGGCAATGTTTAATACAATAGCAACTACCGCTACGAAGTAATACACAAACGGAACCGGTTGTTTGTCTTCAGTAGCTTCTTTAGTGTACATGGCTAAAATCAATTTGAAATAATAACCGACACTGATGATTGAGTTGATCACCCCAACAATCACCAAGAATAAATACCCTGATTTAATGGTGTCGCTAAACAACATAAACTTAGCAAAGAATCCGGAGAAAATTGGAATTCCCGCCATGGATAAAAGCGAAGCGGTTAATACCGCTGCCATTAACGGATTGGTTTTGCCTAAACCGTTGAAGTTGGCTGTGGCTTCGTTGTCCTTGTTGCGTGTTACATAAATGATTACGGCAAAAGAAGCAATTCCCGCTAAAGCATAAGCGGCGGTGTAATAAAATAAAGTACTTGCCGCAGTCGATAAACTTAAAACGGCCATTAACATAAATCCGGCGTGGGATATTCCGGAGAAAGCCAACATGCGTTTTACATTGTCCTGACGCAACGCCATGATATTTCCGATGGTCATTGACAATATTGAAACCACTACGATTACCATTTCAAAAGTTGGCGTTAACGATGAGGTCATGCTGCTTAATATTTTGTACAAAGCGGCCATAGCTACTACTTTGGCTAAAGTACTCATGGTTGCGGTGGTCATTGATGGCGAACCTTCGTAAACATCCGGTGCCCAGAAATGGAAAGGCGCTGCTGCGATTTTAAACAACATTCCAATAATCATTAATGTGATGCCTATTGGGAACCAAATTGGCAATCCTAAACCAGAAGATAAGTCTTTGATTTCTGCTAAGTTGAAATAACCTGTCGCTCCATAAATCAAACAGATTCCGAATAAGATGATCCCGGAAGCAAATGATCCCATGAGGAAGTATTTCATTCCGGCTTCGTTACTTTTTACATCTAATCTTCGGCTTGCCGCCAAAACATATAAAGCGATTGACAACACTTCAATCCCTAAGAAAAACATGGATAAGTTGGCAAAAGAAACCATCGCCACCGCTCCGGCCAAAAGAAATACTTTGATGGCGATAAAGTCGGATATTTTGGTTTGGTGGTCTTTGTAGAAATCACCGCTTAAGGCGACTAAAAAGATAGTAAGTAAAATAAATAAAGAAGAGAAAGCGTTCGAAAAAGAATCGACAGCAATCATACTAGCGTATTTCTCATCAATACTTGGGTCAATTGCCCAAAGATTTAAGGATATACCTAAAATGGCAAGTAAACCTATTACAGTAACTGGAACCAGTAGTTTTCTTAAATTGAAAATTTCTGCCAACAGACAAAAAACGCCTAATGATACTATTGTTATTAATACTTGCATTTTATTATTTATTTATTACTTCTAGAATTTCTTTTAAACTTGGCGTCACCATATCTACAATCGGTTTTGGATATAATCCAAAGAATAATAAAAACGCAATGATTACGATAAACGTAATCGCTTCGTTAGTGGTTACGTCTTTAAATACTTTAGTGTTGGTTTCTCCTAACATTACGTCTTGGAACATTTTCAACATATAATAAGCCCCTAAAATAATGGTTGTTCCGCCTAAAACGGCGAACCAAATATTCACTTGGCTTAAGCTATACAATACGGTAAATTCTCCCACGAAGTTGAATGTTCCCGGTAAAGCCA includes:
- a CDS encoding NADH-quinone oxidoreductase subunit N, translated to MQVLITIVSLGVFCLLAEIFNLRKLLVPVTVIGLLAILGISLNLWAIDPSIDEKYASMIAVDSFSNAFSSLFILLTIFLVALSGDFYKDHQTKISDFIAIKVFLLAGAVAMVSFANLSMFFLGIEVLSIALYVLAASRRLDVKSNEAGMKYFLMGSFASGIILFGICLIYGATGYFNLAEIKDLSSGLGLPIWFPIGITLMIIGMLFKIAAAPFHFWAPDVYEGSPSMTTATMSTLAKVVAMAALYKILSSMTSSLTPTFEMVIVVVSILSMTIGNIMALRQDNVKRMLAFSGISHAGFMLMAVLSLSTAASTLFYYTAAYALAGIASFAVIIYVTRNKDNEATANFNGLGKTNPLMAAVLTASLLSMAGIPIFSGFFAKFMLFSDTIKSGYLFLVIVGVINSIISVGYYFKLILAMYTKEATEDKQPVPFVYYFVAVVAIVLNIAMGIYPSFVTNLLN
- a CDS encoding GreA/GreB family elongation factor, with translation MSQNIILTTGIYDLIKDHIRRKKVTPTEEEILKLELKNAVQVPRKMLPENVVTIDSRVTIKDLTTNEEEVHVFVAPDKAKQRNNTKSILTEIGLALVGYKVGDSIAWPFKNGTKHLEILKVERFA